In a genomic window of Candidatus Thiothrix sulfatifontis:
- a CDS encoding VWA-like domain-containing protein, whose protein sequence is MPDIDLKAVENKLVAARTKLILDKPFLGALVLRLPLQVANPAWCPTTGTDARKFYYNPEYVQELRTDEAQFVLAHEALHCALSHFARRAHRVKHRWDLACDYAINPILIADGLKPPPGMIMMREYVGMSAEEIYPLLDDNDMTETMDQHLYDKETNPSEGSSDTSENPLDNRDKQDNPTNADDTPEESDTDTEPDTDTPSQQPDQQDAGESGEAESQPQDASEGDGNTQQQSPDEPSEDGEPPPPPLNQQEAEDLSVQWQQRLAGAAQQAQQAGKLSGVMKRLVEELLQPRLPWRTLLAHYMTAVARDDYSYARPSSRRGDPAIFPTLKSYQINAVVALDVSGSVNDKELQDCLSEINAIKGQVRAAVTLLACDSEVVEGFPRRFEPWEEATLPQAMPGGGSTDFRPVFEWVQTQDRQPDILVYFTDAQGYFPKVQPNYPVIWLVKGKSPVPWGTRVQLN, encoded by the coding sequence ATGCCTGATATTGATCTCAAAGCCGTCGAAAACAAACTGGTCGCCGCCCGCACCAAACTGATTTTGGATAAACCGTTTCTGGGTGCATTAGTGCTGCGCCTGCCGTTACAGGTTGCCAACCCCGCATGGTGTCCCACCACCGGCACGGATGCGCGTAAGTTTTATTACAACCCCGAATACGTGCAGGAATTGCGCACCGACGAAGCGCAATTTGTGTTGGCACACGAAGCCCTGCACTGCGCCCTGTCACATTTCGCCCGCCGCGCCCACCGCGTCAAACACCGCTGGGATTTGGCGTGCGATTATGCCATCAACCCCATTCTGATTGCCGACGGGCTGAAACCGCCACCCGGCATGATCATGATGCGCGAATACGTCGGCATGAGCGCCGAGGAGATTTACCCGCTCCTCGACGACAACGACATGACCGAAACGATGGATCAGCACCTTTACGACAAGGAAACCAACCCGTCGGAAGGCAGCAGCGACACAAGCGAAAACCCGCTGGATAACCGCGACAAACAAGACAACCCGACCAACGCGGACGACACCCCCGAAGAATCCGACACGGACACCGAACCCGACACCGACACCCCGTCGCAACAGCCTGATCAACAAGACGCGGGCGAATCCGGCGAAGCCGAATCCCAACCACAAGATGCCAGCGAAGGTGACGGCAACACCCAACAACAATCCCCCGACGAACCCAGTGAAGACGGAGAACCACCTCCCCCGCCGTTAAACCAACAAGAAGCCGAAGATCTCAGCGTGCAATGGCAACAACGCCTTGCCGGAGCCGCCCAACAAGCGCAACAAGCTGGAAAACTCAGCGGTGTCATGAAACGCTTGGTGGAAGAATTGCTGCAACCGCGCTTGCCTTGGCGCACCTTGCTGGCACACTACATGACGGCGGTGGCACGCGACGACTACAGCTACGCCCGCCCCTCCTCGCGCCGGGGCGATCCTGCAATTTTCCCGACACTCAAAAGCTACCAAATCAATGCGGTGGTCGCGCTGGACGTGAGTGGCTCGGTGAATGACAAGGAATTGCAGGACTGTTTATCGGAAATCAACGCCATCAAAGGGCAAGTTCGCGCTGCCGTCACGTTACTGGCGTGTGATTCCGAAGTGGTGGAAGGTTTTCCGCGCCGTTTTGAACCGTGGGAGGAAGCGACCTTGCCGCAAGCCATGCCCGGTGGCGGCTCGACCGATTTCCGCCCGGTGTTTGAATGGGTGCAAACCCAAGATCGACAACCGGATATTTTGGTGTATTTCACCGATGCGCAGGGGTATTTCCCCAAAGTGCAACCCAATTATCCGGTGATTTGGTTGGTGAAAGGCAAGTCGCCCGTGCCGTGGGGGACGCGGGTACAGTTGAATTAA